A genomic stretch from Dissulfurispira thermophila includes:
- a CDS encoding TrpB-like pyridoxal phosphate-dependent enzyme, which yields MQETKILLSEKEIPRQWYNIMADMPNLPNPPLHPGTKKPAGPDDLKAIFPMALIEQEMTSERWIDIPDEVLDIYALWRPSPLYRAKRLEDALKTPARIYYKYEGVSPAGSHKPNTAIPQAYYNKKAGIKRIATETGAGQWGSSMALAGSLFGLDVTVYMVRVSYNQKPYRRIAMETWGANVHASPSAVTNSGRKILEANPDNPGSLGIAISEAVEDAATHDDTNYALGSVLNHVLLHQTVIGLEAKRQLELIGEYPDIVIACSGGGSNFGGISFPFIYDKIHGRDIKAIAVEPVSCPTLTKGEYRYDFGDTAGLTPLLMMYTLGHDFIPPGIHAGGLRYHGESPLVSQLYKDGLIEARAYGQLSVFEAAITFAKTEAIIPAPESSHAIRAAIDDALLCREEGKSKCILFNLSGHGYLDLAAYSDYLAGRLVDYEYPDEMIRESLAKLPVV from the coding sequence ATGCAGGAAACAAAGATTCTTTTATCAGAAAAAGAGATACCAAGGCAGTGGTATAACATTATGGCTGATATGCCAAATCTTCCCAACCCACCACTTCATCCGGGTACCAAAAAACCAGCAGGACCAGATGATTTAAAAGCTATTTTCCCCATGGCATTGATAGAACAGGAGATGACTTCAGAAAGGTGGATTGACATCCCTGACGAAGTCCTTGACATATATGCACTTTGGAGACCCTCTCCTCTTTATAGGGCCAAGAGATTGGAGGATGCATTAAAGACACCAGCAAGGATTTATTACAAATATGAAGGCGTGAGCCCTGCAGGCAGTCATAAACCAAATACAGCAATTCCACAGGCTTATTATAATAAAAAAGCAGGAATAAAAAGGATTGCAACAGAGACAGGAGCCGGTCAATGGGGTTCTTCAATGGCATTGGCTGGAAGTTTGTTTGGTCTTGATGTGACTGTTTATATGGTCAGAGTGAGCTATAATCAAAAACCATATCGAAGAATTGCAATGGAGACATGGGGCGCAAATGTCCATGCAAGCCCATCTGCTGTTACCAATTCAGGTAGAAAAATACTCGAAGCAAATCCTGATAATCCCGGGAGCCTTGGCATAGCAATTTCAGAGGCTGTTGAAGATGCAGCAACTCATGATGATACAAATTATGCCCTTGGTTCTGTATTGAATCATGTCCTGCTGCACCAGACGGTTATTGGGCTTGAGGCAAAAAGACAATTAGAGCTGATTGGTGAGTATCCTGATATAGTGATTGCGTGCAGTGGTGGAGGGAGCAATTTTGGAGGAATAAGCTTTCCATTTATATATGATAAAATTCATGGCAGAGATATAAAGGCTATTGCTGTAGAGCCAGTATCTTGTCCAACCCTGACAAAAGGAGAGTACAGATATGACTTTGGTGATACAGCAGGGCTTACCCCTCTCTTGATGATGTACACACTTGGTCATGACTTTATACCTCCTGGAATTCACGCAGGAGGGTTGAGGTATCATGGAGAGTCTCCTTTGGTTTCTCAGCTTTATAAAGATGGTCTTATTGAGGCGAGGGCATATGGTCAGCTTTCTGTATTTGAGGCTGCGATAACATTTGCAAAAACAGAGGCTATAATTCCTGCACCTGAAAGCTCTCATGCTATAAGGGCTGCTATTGATGATGCATTGTTATGTAGAGAAGAAGGCAAAAGCAAGTGTATTTTATTTAACCTCAGCGGACATGGATACCTTGACCTTGCTGCATATTCTGATTATCTTGCTGGAAGACTTGTAGATTATGAATATCCTGACGAGATGATTAGGGAATCACTGGCAAAGTTGCCCGTGGTATAA
- the trpB gene encoding tryptophan synthase subunit beta has product MQKIKIIRKLPDKNGYFGQYGGRFIPETLMPALQELEEAYSKTKKDISFQNELKHLQETYIGRPTPLYFAKRLTRHLGGAKIYLKREDLAHTGAHKINNALGQALLAKKMGKKRLIAETGAGQHGVATATGAALVGLECEIYMGSEDVQRQSLNVFRMKLLGANVNEVNIGSKTLKDAINEALRDWTTNVRNTHYVMGTVFGPHPFPMLVRDFQSVIGREAKKQILKIEGKLPDYLIACVGGGSNAMGLFYEFLYDNVKMIGVEAGGKGIESGEHAARFAGGSIGVFQGCKSYLLQDDNGNVLGTHSVSAGLDYASIGPEHPYLRDIKRVQYTYATDKEALSAFELLSKTEGIIPALESAHAIAEAVKLAQSLPKHKIIIVNLSGRGDKDVQQVARIKGIEL; this is encoded by the coding sequence ATGCAGAAAATAAAGATTATTAGAAAATTACCTGACAAAAACGGATACTTCGGGCAATACGGTGGAAGATTTATCCCCGAAACCCTTATGCCTGCACTTCAGGAACTTGAAGAAGCATATTCAAAGACTAAAAAAGATATATCATTTCAAAACGAACTAAAACATCTTCAGGAAACATATATTGGGAGACCAACGCCTCTTTACTTTGCAAAGAGGCTTACAAGACATCTCGGGGGAGCAAAGATATATCTAAAGCGTGAAGATTTGGCACACACAGGCGCACATAAAATAAATAATGCACTTGGACAGGCACTTCTTGCAAAAAAAATGGGTAAAAAAAGATTAATTGCAGAAACAGGTGCAGGACAGCATGGCGTGGCCACTGCTACAGGCGCTGCCCTTGTTGGATTAGAATGTGAGATATACATGGGTTCAGAAGATGTGCAGAGACAGTCTTTGAATGTGTTCAGAATGAAATTGCTCGGTGCAAATGTTAATGAAGTCAATATAGGTTCAAAGACATTAAAAGATGCTATAAACGAAGCATTGAGAGATTGGACAACAAATGTGAGAAACACCCATTATGTGATGGGAACAGTATTTGGTCCACATCCTTTTCCTATGCTGGTAAGAGACTTCCAGTCTGTAATAGGCAGAGAGGCAAAAAAACAGATACTCAAAATAGAGGGCAAACTACCTGATTATCTGATAGCATGTGTAGGCGGCGGCAGCAATGCTATGGGCTTGTTCTATGAATTCCTTTACGATAATGTAAAAATGATTGGGGTAGAAGCAGGAGGAAAAGGAATAGAATCAGGAGAACATGCTGCAAGATTCGCAGGAGGTTCTATCGGTGTTTTTCAGGGATGTAAAAGCTATCTGCTTCAGGATGACAATGGTAACGTGCTTGGTACACATTCAGTATCAGCAGGGCTGGATTATGCCTCCATAGGTCCTGAACATCCTTATTTAAGAGATATAAAAAGGGTACAATACACATATGCCACAGATAAAGAGGCATTGTCAGCATTTGAACTCCTCTCAAAAACAGAGGGCATAATACCTGCACTTGAGTCAGCACATGCCATTGCAGAGGCTGTGAAACTTGCACAATCACTGCCTAAACATAAAATCATCATAGTTAATTTATCAGGA